AAACAAGCCAGTAACATGCACATGTtttataaataaaacattttgcttATTTATGTGTCAAATTTCCACCAGATAACTGGCGACTCattcaagggttagggttatatttgagtcatttttaaaGTTATGCAGTTTAGGTTGTGTCTCAGTCATATTAATCCTTTAAACCATAAACCTATAATGGTCcccctggacttttttttttttaattttgaccaACAGAAAGGTAAGAAAatgtgctgtgagtgagtctgcaattttttcccccagatctttcaaaatttaccaatcatttacaatttgctGCATGTTCCCAatatggcttcttctccagcttcaagtacaggtgtgagtgaaattacaacaatgacccaataaaacctataaagtgtaATGTCTCAGATTTCAGAAACTGTTAGAATTTTTCCAAATGcataaacagtgaaagagttacagccatccaaactgcatatgtgcagatTGTTTCAGCGATGACATGTCAGGTTTATAGAGTTAAAGAGAAAACAAGAGGATATTATCTCTAAAGTGAAAGATAACCCCCACTTATAGACTTTATATTGCTGTTATAAGCCTAATGAAAATGCTGGAAAAGAGTGTATGTTAAAAGGTTACTATATTTTCATGATCACATTCAGTACAATCTGCCCTACTCAAAATCTAAAACCAATATACAGCTCATTCAGTTTGACTAGTGGTCTGTGCCACAACATTAACTCACCTGTCAAGGAACCAGGATAATATCGCTGTTGCAGTGCCAAAAGATTCTTTTTGTGCAGTGGTGTCTGACAACATGGGTAGGATTTATTCAGATCAAACTCATCTTCGTGGAGATCAGATGACATGTCGGGGATGACACAGATTGTGGCTCCCCTAACGTTACTTTTGATGCCCTGGCTCAACCAAAAACGACCCTCACTCGACACCGACATTTTGCTGCTGGAATTCACAAAACCAAGCATAGGATGTAGGGAGATGATCGACTGGAGCATTGTGACTGTATCAGCAGAACTTCACAACACGACCAAGTGTCTCACTTGACAAAGAAAACTTTTAAGGAATAAGACTATACTGCAGTAATAGTATTTGAATTGGAAGTTAGTCAGAACAAAATACTCACCTCAACTCGGAGGAAAGACGTTTGAGGACAAACTATAGCCAGTGCGGTTAGTTGACGCTAGTTGACAAGGTAACGTTAGCTAGCTCCCCTGTCCTCTGCTTGGCTAGTTAGCCATTTGCTACAGCCGCTACAAACACAACGCAGCTGTCTTCTGTTTAGCCGTAGTATAGCCGATGCTTCTGCTGCGTTTCTTAACAACTTTATTTCGACAGGACCTTACCGTAACCTTCAGCACAACATCGACACCAAAACTGCAAGTGAACCTtaattaatttattgtttttttcactattatACTTTGCCGTCTATTTGCAAATTTTGTAATCCGCGGGCTTCGAGCGCCAGCCGAGCGAACTTTTCCAGGAAGTCCCTTGACCCAATCAAATGTCAGATCTCCAAACTGGATCTTTTCATTGGATCATACTCCGGAAACTCCCGTCTTTATTTCCACGGTAACACCGTTACCGGaacaagccaaaaaaacaaacaaacaaaaaaaaaaacatgtaaatgaaaGACGGTTTAAGCTTAATTATAAAATGAGAAAACGATTGTTCTACActctattttcttttatttacattGGTCTAAAAAATTAGAAGGCATCTAATATTCTATTACTACAGAAAATCACTACAGTTCgttaaaacattgaataacatgaGAATAAGCTCTTTATTTTGTATGTACAAATCTGATGGTCACAACCAAAATACATGTTTTAACAGACTGAAGATAGCTTAGATATTCCTAATATGTAAAAGTGGCATCTggaaagaaagaagttaaagtTCAGTTTGTTCCAGGTGCAATGACTGCAGGGTCCATAAGTTATTGTAGATTTTTGTAGTGAGATTCTTCATTAGCTACATGGCTTTGTAAAATCCACATATCTCCCAACTTTGAATACACAAATGTTTTAGTCACAACATATAACCCAGGTAGATGATCCAGACATTATCAGTCCTGACAGAAAGTCTGTCAAAGtttaaaataaaagtgaaatgaTGGGCACAAAACAAGGAAATTATTGAACAATACTTTGAGATTTAaaggtaacaaacaaaaaaaaaaagacaaaaaatacaagacaaaaagcCCATTTTGACATAGCTGCTTATTAGGCTAAGGAAATACAGTATAAAACAGTCAGTACAGATGTTTTGATACATTTCATGGTTAAATGTAGCTCTCTTGCTCTTGGTATTAGCGGCAACAGATTGTTAGTTCATCCAATATTAAAATTATAATGTTGACAGGCCAGCTTCAGCTGCAATGGGAGGTATTAGCTTTTCATCCACTGTCCTAAGACCAGCCCAGTTacatgtcattttttatttttttcaacacatcacaaacatttagtaagCTAGATTTTTGTATATAATTTGATGCGCTTGATCTTTTTGTCATGCATTTACTGCACTGTCCTGAGCAGATGTAATGCTTTTGGGGGAAACAAGTGCTTCTAAAGTACTGTGACACCCCAGTTCACAGAAATCCATTTTTGTTGAGTTATGTAACTTGCCCATGGTACTGGTAGTCATCTTGAGCTCCCTGGCTCAGTGGACAAGATTAATTACTCAATAAATTTAAGGAATTTCTGGTTCAGCTTCTTCTGCATAGTTTgactgagcagaaaaaaaaatcctcttattGGATCTTCATGTCTGACTGAGTCCAATGGCTGTTTGCTATAGCTGTAGCATGCATGCTTTGTCAAGTAGCTCACTTTACAATAATGAGTACTGGGCGATCTTCTTACACACAAGGAGCCAAGCAGAACATTTGTCACAGTCACACATACAGTCATACGCACACACGAGCATAGTTGGGCACAGATTTTTCGTGCCATGGCTGTGAGTAGTGAGCTTTGATAAGCTTTCGAGCATAGTTCATAGATTCATCCTAATGATGGTAGTCCCTTTTACTGTGAGGACGATTGCCCAGTATATGATCCACTTCTGTGGCAATGCCTGCTGTCATCTTTGGAATTACCTGTGGTGCACACAAAATGGAAAGAGCACATAATCATACAATCCTGTCCTGTAGGACCAGCAGCTCAAATGATTGCTCATCATTATTGTGTATTCACCTGAATGGCTCCCAGGTTCTCTGTTAGTTGGGTTGGATTGGATGATCCCAGCAGCACTGAGCTCACTCCCTCATTCCTCAGACACCAGGCTAAAAAAAGGAGGGGGTTATcaacataatgaataaaatgtaGGTATCAGAGAGTAAACTTGCAAATAACAACTTAAAATGTTGTTGCTGGAAAAAGAACTGGGAATTGCTGTCTTAGAGGAGGAATGGGTCAATATCTGGAGAATTCAACAGTCAACCAGTTCTTCAAGAATATGGAGGGAACactgctggaaaaatataatttgatttttcttAACTCCTAAAATAATGTGTGTCCAAAGTTCCACCTTGTTGGAGAAAATGTGGAGATGTCAGTGTAAACCATGTACATGTAttttggttatgtcctaaacttgtATCATTCTgagataatgtatattcaacaattgttaagatattggattatacaattcctaaaacatgtttggtgatgcatTTCGGATGTATTATTAgtaataatgtaattaaaaatgatagatatttgttgaaaatactattagcagcctgtaaaaaggctattaccaaaaaaggTGCAGATTATAACTACCTAATACTAACGACTGGCTACAAatagtgaatggaatatttgagatggagattctgacccatagattgaggactcaagaagaacagcatcattacaaatggaagaaatggacaaatttcatttcaacgtcacattactaaaactaattgttagtcacaaaggttgtttatggtcagtgtatcccaaatgtcccttatatttgtattgtacagaattcaaacaataaaaataaagttaaaaaaaaaaaaaaatgttgttgctGAAAATTAATCAACTGAAGACATTTTTTTGTAGAAATGGAAAAGTGAGAAAGTTAGTTCTTACCTATGGCTAGCTGTGGTAAAGTGCATCCAAGCTTTTCTGCAATATGAGCCAGTTCTTTTAGTTTGGCTTGCTGTTTTCTCCCATCTTCACTTGTTATCTTGTCTCTCAACCACTGGTATGGCTGCAGGTacatatgaaaacaaaaaaatgatgcaCTCAAAATCATGTTAAAATGACTTTTAACTGATACTTAAAATCAACCGTCACCTTCAATGAGGCCCTGGAGGATTCTGGGACACCGTTCTCATACTTCCCAGTGATAATTCCACAGGCCAAGGGAGACCAAGAGACAACACCCACACCTGAAATTATACGGTGACCAGTTAGAACAAAAGAGAAAATCTATCCAAACATTAACATATAAACTCAATTGCGACTTTACGCCTAAAAAAGAACATTCTGGGGGACGATAGTGGAACATACCTATTTTATGATAGAGCTCTGGTAGCTGAGTCTCCACTTTATCTCTCTGGAAGAAGTGATATTCTGCTTGCTCACAAACTGGTGGAATTAGATTAAACTGCCTGGCCACAGAGTATGCCTCCTAATTGAATGTAAATAGGAGATGAAAAGAAAGGGAAGGCAATGTTAAGGGATGACAAATTCCCACTGTCACTGCATTTGGTAATGAGTGTTTTTCTATGTATTGCTTCATTTAAGACTTAACTGCTGTTTTCAACAGATAAAAACACTGTTATTAGTTACAGTGCTGATAGCTTCAGTATAGTCATCGCAAATTACAATGTCATATATGAACACATTTAGCTAGGTCTCAAAGATGTCAGAAATTGCTCTATACTATAGACAGCAAAACATGCTTCACAGTGACCCCAAAAAGGTTCAAGTTAAGGACTTCATTCCATGTTTTTCCCCCGTCTCACCATAATCTCCATGGCAGACCATCGAGATGTTCCCCAGTACATGGCCATCCCCTGGTTAATAACGTGTGTCATTGCTCGGACAATTTCTGTAAAGAGAAAACATCATAGAAGCAGATATGAACATTGGCAATAACTGAACAGTGGGTGGCGCCACATCTTCAACATTGATATCACCATCAGCAGGAAACATTTTAAACTGTACTTATGTTAGATTTATATTGCATCTATTTCAATTTCATCATTTTTCCCAAGCAAAAATGCAACATAAgcataatgaaaataattaaagaaGAATTAAAGGCCCTCCAAGACAGCCCTTTGGTAGAACTGGCACCTCGGTAAGTGGCAAAACAAAGCAGACAAGTGAAACGCTGTGTGGAAAATTAAATTTTTAACTCATGGGTAAGCAGAAATTGTTTGCTGGGGTCATAGTACCTAATCTGGACACATGCTGCAGGGGCCCAATGACAAGTCAAGACAAGATAGCTGTGACCAGCCACAAAGGTTTGCAAGTGGTTTGCGAATTTTTGACTGAGGATGCAGCAGGGAACAAGAGGGGAAAGAGTAAATATGCAAAACGGTGTTTATTAGAATATAGCTACTGCATTTTCCCATACAGATATTATCTTAAATGTGTCTCTTGTTTTCTGTGCAAAAGTTCTCTAATTATTAAGACAACAACAGCAAAGGGGAAAAATAATTTATTCTGATCGCTTTAGCCTGTAATTGCTGTAGCCTATAATTGCACCTAAAATGCAATAAAAGATCTGTTACATAAGTGAAAAGCAAATTCTGGATGGAAAATATGAAATGGGAAGACTGTAAATGAGGGTGAAGAGACAAGACCACAGCAGAGTGTGATTAAAAAAAGAGCAATTCCTTTTCATCACTAGTCCTCTCTTTGGACCCAAGTGCAGctcagtgagagacagagagcaagtgtgtgtgtgtgtgtgtgtgtgtgtgtgtgtgagtgaagccAGTCGGATGATAGAGGAATAACAGTGCATCTGGTCCAATGGGGAGGGAGGGATTTGGAGGAATATAAGGATTGAGGGAAAAACTGCCAGAAAGTCAGAACCTTGGAGGCACTTCATCTGAGTTTGTAAGTATTATTATGAATAATCCACCTGGCTGCCAGGAGGTCTGGATGACAATTTGATTTATACCGTAGAAATGCTTACACATACCTACTGGCCGGCTTTAATATACAGTTTCTTTCGAAGAAGCTACAATGAGTCATCACCTCCAATAATGGGTCACACTAAAGTAATGAACAGGTGAAATCAGCATACGCTGTTCACTTACACAGGCCCACTGCAGGTTTGAAGAGGTGATATGGGTGAACTTGTGGGAACGTGGACACGCTtatgtgtgtataaaaacatgtacAACAATGCCCACGAGGGTTATGTGAAATTTGAATGTGTCGTAAATGATCGAGGCACAGCACAGAAGGATAAATGTTGTAAAACGTGAATATgtttatttgaatattatttacattttaggaaaaaaaaacactgcggTGAGAAACTTCAGGTCAAAAGACTGTTGTGCTCTTCTgataaatattacactatgctgGAAAAAACCCACTTGTGAATAACTTTCAACAAAGGCAAAACACAGCACGAaacatataataaatataaaaagggTTATCTGAAATTTGAATGTGTCGTAAATGGTAGAGGCACAGCACAGAAGGAAGAATGTTGTGAAATGTGAATATGTTTCTTTTCAAAagcttatttatttacattttagaaaaaaaaaatactgtgatgAGAAACCTCAGGTCAAAAGACTGTTGTGCTCTTCTgataaatattacactatgctgGAAAAAACCCACTTGTGAATAACTTCCAATAAAGGCAAAACACAGCACGAAACGTATAATAAAAAAGGGTTATCTGAAATTTGAATGTGTCGTAAATGGTAGAGGCACAGCACAGAAGGAAGAATGTTGTGAAATGTGAATATGTTTCCATTCAAAAGctcatattatttacattttaggaaaaaaaaaatactgcgaTGAGAAACCTCAGGTCAATAAACTGTTGTGCTCTTCTgataaatattacactatgctggggaaaaaaaaaaaaaacatcaacatttgTGGATAACTTTCAATAAAGCACAACATTGCAtgaaacatataaaaaatataagatgCATCACTGTTTTATTAGAATGACAAAGGTAACCTTGGGGAGGTTTCCTTCTGTCTCTGCAAATTGTCCATTGTCAGTAAAGTGGTCTGAAAGGAAACAAAACTTCTGTATTTCTAGTGTTCTCAGACATGGAGTGGGGTTAAATACTGTATGTCATTCACAGATGTAATTATTGTTGGTCACTGTTAAGATTCCATTACCTACTCTGTGGTTCAATGCAGAGGGGTGGAAAAAAGGCTGCAGTTTTCCAAAGAGGTTTGAAACAGTGTTAGATCATCCATCTTCACATTTAGTGTGTTGATTTGGACAGAGCCACAGGAGTAATGTGTATGTCTGGTATTTTCCTGGAGGGAAGTTGTGGTTAAATGCCACATTTTGACACATTGCTGTGTAGTCAGCCCTTGGAGACCCTGTGACTGCCTGGGGCCACAGGTAGTGTCATGCCTTGCCTGTTCACAAGCAAATactctacagtcgtggaaaaaattgttagaccatttAAAGTCATCAAAAATGCAGTCAAGTaactaactcagtgtttttcaactttggagtcgggaccccatgtggggtcgcctggaattcaaatgggtggcctgaaatttctaataattgataaaaataaaaaataaatcttccaaataaaatatatttggtgagttgacagagacaatcccgatacataacagacatgacaaactaaagctgaaactgaagcactgtggtactgtttatctttcaaatgttcattgcggtcggtttcagatgctgcagctctttcttaattcatagtttgagttcttgtttgttcagtattaattgtcagccttgtaaatccaagctggactgactgtacatatactgaccaaggaaaataaaaccctccctttgtgcagtaatctacacctggttgttctgcctccgtccataataatatacattatattgactaaatgttgtctaaaattaatgtttatttgcaacatagtatagcaaactattacatgatcaaaaataaattaattttagcccgaAAAAAAgtttctattttgaatgtctggggttgccagaaatttatgatgttaaaatggggtcacgagccaaaaaaaggttgggaaccactgaaataactcctgtgtgtatcatgtgactaaaacagagaaaagaaaacatggaatgcttaaaagtactgtttttggcagtacaatgccatagatattgatgtaagaactgaagtgattttggttataatgaagaaaacatggaaaatggttagatatcagctcttaaattaaactcttatgagctatttttgttgttatcattgtatttgtccaaacaaatgtacctttagttgtaccaggcattaaaatgagcaacaaattgaagaaaacaagggtggtgtaattattttttccgcaactgtatgtgcaaatttttctctgtgttgttaaatatgtatgttaaatacatttttttttgcttgcctGGGAACATTTGGTCAGCTGTCAGCAGGCTGTGCCCTCCTGCAGACTGCAGCAAGGAATGAAGAAGAAAACATACCCTACAAAAAGCACTGATAAGCATTTCTTTCTGTGCAGGTGTTGAGATTGAGGTCCACATGTCTTTGAGGATGCTGCTTAGAAGCTAATGTTTTCCCTCCTACAAAAGAACACTGATCAATATATCACACCACATGAGATTATCAATGTCTGATAAAGACCTTCCTTAGTCTTCTGTTGTGGGAAAAAGGGATTTGAGTCTGCAGTGGTAGGATGCTACTTGTTGTTCTTTTCTGCTGGAAAGGAGAGAGGTTGATATCCTGCTATTTGAAGGAATGTCACGCTTGCCCTGGATGGTGCTCGTTTGCTGAATGCTCTAGCTGTAAAATTTTATTAGTTGTCCTGTCTAAATTTGTGGCCTGTGGGTTTGATGTAACATCTATTTTTCAATGCCAGCCAGCCATTttcatttgcatttatttattcatccatcTGGAATATCTTCATATTTAGTTGAAAGGCTGAATTCAGTTTGCTGCATATTGTTCTGTCAAATAAAAAATGATGCTGACTGGGTAACATCATTGTGCTGAGACTTGGACATTTACTCTACAGGCTACAGGACGCCTCTTAGAACAATGAATCGATTATGGCACAGATGGCTGGTCTTTACTTCTTTGTCCTCCAGCCACCTTCTTTTCATATTTGTGACAATATGAGATTTTCATGAACTATAACTTTAGGAGACATGGTAGATAGAGTGAAAGCTTTGCCTTTAATCCCTCAAAGCAAAATGACTATACAGTCTCATCTCATCAGTAAAGGTGGCAGCTGCTACAGCAAGGAGCAGAAGAGGAAATGAAAAGGGAGCCAGTTATTGCAAAGAAAAGGGGAAGTTGAGTTTTATTAGTGGCGCTGGTAGAGGGCCTGTCCCTGCTGCTTTCATGAACACGAGCCAAAAGACAAATCAAGGCAAGAACAAGTTGCAGAGAGAAGAGAGAAGCACACAGAAGGATTAGTGGACAGAAGAATAAAGCCAGTGACACTAACTAAAGCAGACTTTATAGCAATGACATCACTTTTTGCTTCCCAAGGGGACACGTGCTGTCTCACACAAAGTCAGATGCAGTTTAAGTTACAAGAAGGAATATGAACACAAATTGTACACACATTCACCGTACACACACCAACATTACTACTTATAGCACTTAATATTCTCACTTAATAAGTGA
The DNA window shown above is from Sphaeramia orbicularis chromosome 17, fSphaOr1.1, whole genome shotgun sequence and carries:
- the kcnab1b gene encoding voltage-gated potassium channel subunit beta-1 codes for the protein MQVSFACTDHGLKAPRNGEHSKQNATSPNTASQARARFRTVALIARSLGSFTHRYHHNLKESTAKLTGMKYRNLGKSGLRVSCLGLGTWVTFGGQISDEVAEQLMTIAYESGVNLFDTAEVYSGGKAEIILGNIIKKKCWRRSSLVITTKLYWGGKAETERGLNRKHIIEGLKGSLQRMQLEYVDVVFANRPDSNTPMEEIVRAMTHVINQGMAMYWGTSRWSAMEIMEAYSVARQFNLIPPVCEQAEYHFFQRDKVETQLPELYHKIGVGVVSWSPLACGIITGKYENGVPESSRASLKPYQWLRDKITSEDGRKQQAKLKELAHIAEKLGCTLPQLAIAWCLRNEGVSSVLLGSSNPTQLTENLGAIQVIPKMTAGIATEVDHILGNRPHSKRDYHH